One window of Rubrivirga sp. SAORIC476 genomic DNA carries:
- the folP gene encoding dihydropteroate synthase, whose amino-acid sequence MSLLVPPRPTVSALDCRGRALVLDRPHVMGILNVTPDSFSDGGQLGSVQAAVDRAAAMAEAGATLVDIGGESTRPGARPVGLDEELERVVPVVAGIAKAVPHVLVSVDTTKGAVAREALRAGAHLVNDVTGLREGLGTAAAAAEYGAPLIVMHGLQKTGGSAPAGTYSDDVTADVIASLRQSVARAHAAGVADVVVDPGVGFGKTVAQNLRLIAEVDRLVAEDWPVLVGVSRKSTVGAVLGAPGAPAPVGERLYGSLGLAALAVVRGARIVRAHDVRETAEVLRVIEAALEAAQPSDRS is encoded by the coding sequence ATGTCGCTTCTCGTCCCTCCCCGTCCGACCGTCTCGGCCCTGGACTGCCGGGGGCGGGCGCTCGTGCTGGACCGGCCGCACGTGATGGGCATCCTCAACGTCACCCCGGACTCCTTCTCGGACGGTGGGCAACTGGGCTCTGTGCAGGCCGCCGTGGACCGTGCTGCCGCGATGGCCGAGGCGGGCGCGACGCTGGTCGACATCGGTGGCGAATCGACGCGGCCTGGCGCCCGGCCCGTCGGCCTCGACGAAGAGCTGGAGCGGGTCGTGCCGGTCGTGGCGGGCATCGCGAAGGCGGTGCCGCACGTGCTCGTCTCGGTCGACACCACGAAGGGCGCCGTCGCTCGGGAGGCGCTCCGCGCGGGCGCCCACCTCGTCAACGACGTGACCGGCCTCCGCGAGGGGCTGGGGACGGCCGCCGCCGCCGCCGAGTACGGCGCGCCGCTCATCGTCATGCACGGCCTCCAGAAGACCGGCGGCTCGGCCCCGGCGGGGACCTACTCCGACGACGTCACGGCCGACGTGATCGCCTCGCTCCGCCAGTCGGTCGCTCGCGCCCACGCTGCAGGCGTGGCCGACGTGGTCGTGGACCCGGGCGTCGGCTTCGGCAAGACGGTCGCCCAGAACCTCCGGCTCATCGCCGAGGTGGACCGGCTCGTGGCCGAGGACTGGCCGGTGCTGGTCGGCGTGTCGCGCAAGAGCACCGTCGGCGCCGTGCTCGGTGCGCCCGGTGCGCCCGCGCCGGTCGGCGAGCGGCTCTACGGGTCGCTCGGGCTGGCCGCGCTGGCGGTCGTCCGCGGCGCCCGCATCGTGCGCGCCCACGACGTGCGGGAGACGGCTGAAGTGCTGCGCGTGATCGAGGCGGCCCTGGAGGCCGCGCAACCGTCGGACCGCTCGTGA
- the cdaA gene encoding diadenylate cyclase CdaA yields MTGTLALLLQEGLRIGFVPVRWLDLLDIAITAVLVYQVYRLIRGTIAVQVAVALLGLYAVNEVVRAVGLTTLTTLFGAVGDVFVLAVLILFAPEIRQALFLLGRNPIVRRLVTQPPRQKITDEVIGAIQEMSRDRVGSLIAFARSTGLRNYIESGTQIHADVERDLLTAIFFPNSPLHDGAVIVQGQKVEAARCILPVSDARGLDPHLGLRHRAAVGLTERTDAFVIVTSEETGKISVAENGRLDVGLSLAQVEERLLDAFSPDRRETAAADESAPADAT; encoded by the coding sequence GTGACCGGGACCCTCGCGCTGCTCCTGCAGGAGGGCCTTCGGATCGGCTTCGTGCCCGTCCGCTGGCTGGACTTACTCGACATCGCCATCACGGCGGTGCTCGTGTACCAGGTGTACCGCCTGATTCGCGGCACCATCGCGGTGCAGGTGGCGGTCGCGCTGCTGGGCCTCTACGCCGTCAACGAGGTCGTCCGCGCGGTCGGCCTGACGACGCTGACGACGCTCTTCGGGGCCGTCGGGGACGTGTTCGTGCTGGCGGTCCTGATTCTGTTCGCGCCCGAGATCCGGCAGGCGCTCTTCCTCCTCGGCCGCAACCCGATCGTGCGGCGCCTGGTGACGCAGCCGCCCCGGCAGAAGATCACCGACGAGGTGATCGGGGCGATCCAGGAGATGAGCCGCGACCGCGTCGGCTCGCTGATCGCCTTCGCGCGGTCGACGGGCCTGCGCAACTACATCGAGTCCGGCACCCAGATCCACGCCGACGTCGAGCGCGACCTGCTGACGGCCATCTTCTTCCCCAACTCGCCGCTCCACGACGGCGCCGTGATCGTGCAGGGCCAAAAGGTGGAGGCCGCCCGCTGCATCCTGCCCGTCTCCGACGCCCGCGGCCTCGACCCGCACCTCGGCTTGCGGCACCGCGCCGCCGTCGGCCTGACCGAGCGCACCGACGCGTTCGTGATCGTGACCTCCGAGGAGACCGGCAAGATCTCGGTCGCCGAGAACGGCCGCCTCGACGTGGGCCTCAGCCTCGCCCAGGTGGAGGAGCGCCTGCTCGACGCGTTCTCGCCCGACCGCCGCGAGACAGCGGCCGCCGACGAGTCCGCCCCGGCCGACGCGACATGA
- a CDS encoding protein-L-isoaspartate(D-aspartate) O-methyltransferase: MTDRQAAAFRRRLVRDLRDKGIADERVLDAVAQVPRHRFIPDDGLHRQAYDDVALPIGEGQTISQPFTVARMTELLAVQPGDRVLEVGTGSGYQAAILATLGARVFSIERHAKLLRKTTPVLKALGLTVRTQAGDGTYGWPALAPFDAIIVTAGGPTVPTELTDQLRAPAPGRADARLLIPVGPPTQQVLHRITRTGSEALADETFNDVLFVPLVRG; this comes from the coding sequence CTGACCGACCGCCAGGCCGCCGCCTTCCGCCGGCGCCTCGTCCGCGACCTCCGCGACAAGGGCATCGCCGACGAGCGCGTGCTCGACGCCGTCGCGCAGGTGCCGCGCCACCGCTTCATCCCTGACGACGGCCTCCACCGGCAGGCCTACGACGACGTGGCGCTCCCCATCGGGGAGGGCCAGACCATCTCGCAGCCGTTCACCGTCGCCCGGATGACGGAGCTGCTGGCCGTCCAGCCGGGCGACCGCGTGCTGGAGGTGGGCACGGGGAGTGGGTATCAGGCGGCCATCCTCGCGACGCTCGGCGCACGGGTGTTCTCCATCGAGCGCCACGCCAAGCTGCTCCGCAAGACGACCCCCGTGCTGAAGGCCCTCGGGCTGACCGTCCGCACGCAGGCAGGCGACGGCACCTACGGCTGGCCCGCCCTCGCCCCCTTCGACGCCATCATCGTCACGGCGGGCGGCCCCACCGTCCCCACTGAGCTGACCGACCAGCTCCGCGCTCCCGCACCCGGCCGCGCCGACGCGCGCCTGCTCATCCCCGTCGGCCCGCCGACGCAGCAGGTCCTCCACCGGATCACCCGCACCGGCTCGGAGGCGCTGGCCGACGAGACGTTCAACGACGTGCTCTTCGTCCCGCTCGTGCGAGGCTAG
- a CDS encoding septum formation initiator family protein, translated as MEPTAPSEADPARPESRPDWRSLSHLRDRVEAAVREIERLRAENADLARRVTELQDGPASAPSFRFGDGDDPDALKARVQGFIDLVDGLLQADEPGGDGSPSDG; from the coding sequence ATGGAGCCCACCGCCCCGTCCGAGGCCGACCCGGCACGCCCGGAGTCCCGCCCCGACTGGCGGTCGCTGAGTCACCTCCGCGACCGTGTGGAGGCGGCTGTGCGCGAGATCGAGCGGCTCCGCGCCGAGAACGCCGACCTGGCGCGGCGCGTCACCGAGCTCCAGGACGGGCCTGCGAGCGCCCCGTCGTTCCGCTTCGGCGACGGCGACGACCCGGACGCGCTGAAGGCGCGCGTGCAGGGCTTTATCGACCTCGTCGACGGCCTCCTCCAGGCCGACGAGCCCGGCGGCGACGGCAGCCCCTCGGACGGATGA
- a CDS encoding cell division protein ZapA: MSTADPVSVRVRILDRDYPLRVAPGDEDYTVHLAARVDERLRRLRQQLPSQPDMTHAVLVALELAEELYAARAETDRLRARLEIESAALADRLDDALAGIPSDRSDDA, translated from the coding sequence ATGAGCACCGCCGACCCCGTCTCGGTCCGCGTGCGGATCCTCGACCGCGACTACCCGCTGCGGGTGGCGCCCGGGGACGAGGACTACACGGTCCACCTCGCGGCCCGGGTCGACGAGCGGCTGCGGCGGCTTCGCCAGCAGCTTCCCTCGCAGCCCGACATGACGCACGCGGTGCTCGTGGCGCTGGAACTGGCCGAGGAGCTCTACGCCGCCCGCGCCGAGACCGACCGTCTCCGCGCTCGCCTGGAGATCGAGTCGGCCGCTCTGGCCGACCGCCTCGACGACGCGCTGGCCGGAATCCCCTCCGACCGCTCCGACGACGCCTGA
- the rny gene encoding ribonuclease Y: protein MDPLTLALAALGVVLALAVGFVGARVGRGGTAAAAFEDATQRAEALTARTEAEAVRFQERADAAQAELATAREEARRRRARLEQRVAEVKERHQKAREKLDAARLRIDKKTKRLAARETTLDTAVAAVEALTAAAERRRTEADALREQVQGLATTVGRRQQEIAGREREVEALHARLSEETARLDRLVEEHLGKLERAADLSRDEARERLVNELTREAKLEAAGAVKDARDRARETAQREATKVILKAIQRLAATATIEHTVSAVPLKSEDMKGRVIGREGRNIRAFEAATGVEVIVDDTPDAVLVSGFDPVRREVARISLIRLLDDGRIHPARIEEVVEAVREEIDTEIMEVGEQTALELQLHGLHPELVKLVGRMKYRASYGQNLLHHSIEVAKLSGLMAAELGLDARKARRAGLLHDIGKVIEGDLEQPHAIAGMELARRYKEHPDVANAVGAHHDEVPMATPIAPIVQAADAASGARPGARREALERYVQRLKGLEQIASDFEGVLQAYAIQAGREIRVMVDTAQVSDAVAESLASDICRRIEREMEYPGQIKVTVIREVRAVSIAK, encoded by the coding sequence ATGGACCCGCTCACGCTCGCCCTCGCTGCCCTCGGTGTCGTCCTGGCGTTGGCCGTGGGGTTCGTCGGCGCGCGGGTGGGGCGAGGGGGGACCGCGGCGGCGGCGTTCGAGGACGCGACGCAGCGCGCTGAGGCGCTCACGGCTCGCACCGAGGCCGAGGCCGTCCGCTTCCAGGAGCGCGCCGACGCTGCGCAGGCCGAGCTGGCGACCGCGCGGGAGGAGGCCCGTCGGCGCCGCGCTCGGCTGGAGCAGCGCGTCGCCGAGGTGAAAGAGCGCCACCAGAAAGCCCGTGAGAAGCTCGACGCCGCCCGCCTCCGCATCGACAAGAAGACGAAGCGGCTGGCCGCCCGCGAGACGACGCTCGACACCGCCGTGGCGGCGGTCGAGGCGCTCACCGCCGCCGCGGAGCGACGCCGCACCGAGGCCGACGCCCTCCGCGAGCAGGTCCAGGGGCTGGCTACGACGGTCGGCCGGCGCCAGCAGGAGATCGCCGGGCGCGAGCGCGAGGTGGAGGCCCTGCACGCGCGGCTCTCCGAGGAGACGGCCCGCCTCGACCGGCTCGTGGAGGAGCACCTCGGCAAGCTGGAGCGCGCTGCCGACCTGTCGCGCGACGAGGCACGCGAGCGGCTCGTCAACGAACTCACGCGCGAGGCCAAGCTGGAGGCCGCCGGGGCCGTCAAGGACGCCCGCGACCGCGCCCGCGAGACGGCCCAGCGCGAGGCCACCAAGGTCATCCTCAAGGCCATCCAGCGGCTCGCCGCGACGGCTACCATCGAGCACACCGTCTCGGCGGTGCCGCTCAAGAGCGAGGACATGAAGGGCCGTGTGATCGGCCGCGAGGGGCGCAACATCCGCGCGTTCGAGGCCGCCACAGGGGTCGAGGTGATCGTGGACGACACGCCGGACGCGGTGCTGGTGTCCGGCTTCGACCCGGTCCGCCGCGAGGTCGCCCGGATCTCGCTCATCCGCCTGCTGGACGACGGCCGGATCCACCCGGCGCGTATCGAGGAGGTGGTTGAGGCCGTCCGCGAAGAGATCGACACCGAGATCATGGAGGTCGGCGAGCAGACGGCGCTGGAGCTCCAGTTGCACGGCCTCCACCCCGAGCTGGTCAAGCTCGTCGGGCGGATGAAGTACCGGGCGAGCTACGGCCAGAACCTGCTCCACCACTCCATCGAGGTGGCCAAGCTGTCCGGGCTGATGGCCGCCGAACTGGGGCTGGACGCGCGCAAGGCCCGCCGCGCCGGTCTCCTCCACGACATCGGCAAGGTCATCGAGGGCGACCTGGAGCAGCCGCACGCCATCGCGGGCATGGAGCTGGCGCGGCGCTACAAGGAGCACCCGGACGTGGCCAACGCCGTCGGCGCGCACCACGACGAGGTGCCCATGGCGACGCCCATCGCGCCCATCGTGCAGGCGGCCGATGCCGCCTCGGGGGCCCGGCCCGGCGCCCGCCGCGAGGCGCTGGAGCGCTACGTGCAGCGTCTCAAGGGGCTGGAGCAGATCGCGTCCGACTTCGAGGGCGTCCTCCAGGCCTACGCCATCCAGGCAGGCCGCGAGATCCGTGTGATGGTGGACACGGCCCAGGTGTCGGACGCCGTCGCGGAGTCGCTCGCGAGCGACATCTGCCGCCGCATCGAGCGTGAGATGGAGTACCCCGGCCAGATCAAGGTGACCGTGATCCGCGAGGTCCGCGCGGTCTCTATCGCGAAGTAG
- a CDS encoding queuosine precursor transporter, with amino-acid sequence MSVLTRPQKVYVVCAAVFLTALVIAEVTAGKFFTAFDLPVPLRILGVEFESVVMTAGVIAFPVTFIVTDVMNEYFGTAGIRFVTYVGLAMVVFAFGLLQIALAMPTAPLSPVPDAAFAAVFGTTTRVIVGSLVAYVIGQLVDIALFHRLRQWTDGRHLWLRATGSTLGSQFIDTFVVLTVAFAGQLALGEIVAITLFNYGYKVGIAVAITPLVYVAHAAIDRYLGHDLATRLEESAEAA; translated from the coding sequence ATGAGCGTCCTCACCCGCCCCCAGAAGGTCTACGTCGTCTGCGCGGCCGTCTTTCTGACGGCGCTCGTGATCGCGGAGGTGACCGCGGGCAAGTTCTTCACCGCGTTCGACCTGCCGGTCCCGCTCCGCATCCTGGGCGTGGAGTTCGAGAGCGTGGTCATGACCGCAGGCGTGATCGCGTTCCCGGTCACGTTCATCGTGACCGACGTGATGAACGAGTACTTCGGCACGGCCGGGATCCGGTTCGTGACGTACGTGGGGCTGGCGATGGTCGTGTTCGCGTTCGGCCTGCTCCAGATCGCGCTCGCGATGCCGACGGCGCCCCTCTCGCCGGTCCCCGACGCGGCGTTCGCGGCCGTCTTCGGCACCACGACGCGCGTGATAGTGGGAAGCCTCGTGGCGTACGTCATCGGGCAACTGGTCGACATCGCGCTCTTCCACCGCCTCCGCCAGTGGACCGACGGTCGCCACCTCTGGCTCCGCGCGACGGGCTCAACGCTGGGCTCGCAGTTCATCGACACGTTCGTCGTGCTGACGGTGGCGTTCGCGGGGCAGTTGGCGCTGGGCGAGATCGTCGCGATCACGCTGTTCAACTACGGCTACAAGGTGGGCATCGCGGTCGCCATCACGCCGCTGGTGTATGTCGCCCACGCGGCCATCGACCGGTACCTGGGGCACGATCTGGCCACCCGACTGGAAGAGTCTGCCGAAGCGGCGTGA
- a CDS encoding SulP family inorganic anion transporter, protein MTLRLPASLDPATLRQEWFGNVRADLLAGIVVALALIPEAIAFSIIAGVDPKVGLYASFVIAVTTSFVGGRPGMISAATGAMALLMITLVRDYGLEYLFAATILTGIIQFTFGAFKLGRAMKFVPKAVMVGFVNALAILIFMAQLPQFAGQGWMMYAFVAAGLAIIYGLPRITTAIPSPLVAIVALTAVSLTLSGGWGLNTVGDMGALPTELPFFSLPAVGLTWETLSIIFPVSFALALVGLIESLLTAQIVDERTDTDSDKNREARGQGIANVITGFFGGMAGCAMIGQSVINVSSGGRGRLSTFSAGAFLLLFILVLSDWLVLIPMGALVAVMVMVSIGTFDWGSISSLARAPKSESFVMLVTVAAVVITHDLSIGVLAGVILSALFFARQVANHAFMEVEETHGPAGRTHTYMVTGSLFFVTVQGFLNTFDFQEDVDLVVLDLSAAHVWDGSAVDAIDRAVLRFRRRGVEVEIVGLNEQSQSLFDRLAVHDKPGALAVAGGH, encoded by the coding sequence TTGACACTCCGCCTGCCCGCCTCCCTCGATCCCGCCACGCTCCGACAGGAGTGGTTCGGCAACGTCCGCGCCGACCTGCTGGCGGGCATCGTCGTGGCCCTCGCGCTCATCCCCGAGGCCATCGCCTTCTCGATCATCGCGGGGGTGGACCCGAAGGTGGGGCTGTACGCCTCGTTCGTGATCGCGGTCACGACCTCGTTCGTCGGCGGCCGGCCGGGCATGATTTCGGCGGCGACCGGCGCGATGGCGTTGCTCATGATCACGCTCGTTCGCGACTACGGGCTGGAGTACCTGTTCGCGGCGACCATCCTGACCGGGATCATCCAGTTCACGTTCGGCGCCTTCAAGCTGGGGCGGGCGATGAAGTTCGTCCCGAAGGCGGTGATGGTCGGGTTCGTGAACGCGCTGGCGATCCTGATCTTCATGGCCCAACTGCCGCAGTTCGCGGGCCAGGGCTGGATGATGTACGCGTTCGTGGCCGCCGGGCTGGCGATCATCTACGGCCTGCCGCGCATCACGACGGCCATCCCGTCGCCGCTCGTCGCCATCGTCGCGCTGACGGCGGTGAGCCTGACGCTGTCGGGCGGCTGGGGCCTCAACACGGTCGGCGACATGGGGGCGCTGCCGACCGAACTGCCGTTCTTCTCGCTCCCCGCGGTCGGGCTGACCTGGGAGACGCTCTCGATCATCTTCCCGGTCTCGTTCGCGCTCGCGCTCGTCGGCCTGATCGAGTCGCTGCTGACGGCCCAGATCGTGGACGAGCGGACGGACACGGACTCCGACAAAAACCGGGAGGCGCGCGGCCAGGGGATCGCCAACGTCATCACAGGCTTCTTCGGCGGCATGGCGGGCTGCGCCATGATCGGCCAGTCGGTCATCAACGTGTCGTCCGGCGGGCGCGGTCGGCTGTCGACGTTCTCGGCGGGCGCGTTCCTGCTGCTGTTCATCCTGGTCCTCTCCGACTGGCTCGTGCTGATCCCGATGGGCGCGCTCGTGGCCGTCATGGTGATGGTGTCGATCGGCACGTTCGACTGGGGCTCGATCTCGTCGCTCGCGAGGGCGCCCAAGTCCGAGTCGTTCGTGATGCTGGTGACCGTTGCGGCGGTCGTGATCACGCACGACCTGTCGATCGGCGTGCTGGCGGGCGTGATCCTGAGCGCGCTGTTCTTCGCCCGCCAGGTGGCCAACCACGCCTTCATGGAGGTCGAGGAGACGCACGGCCCGGCCGGGCGGACGCACACCTACATGGTCACGGGCTCACTCTTCTTCGTGACGGTCCAGGGCTTCCTGAACACGTTCGACTTCCAGGAGGATGTGGATCTCGTCGTGCTCGACCTGTCGGCGGCCCACGTCTGGGACGGCTCGGCGGTGGACGCCATCGACCGAGCCGTGCTCCGGTTCCGCCGCCGCGGTGTCGAGGTGGAGATCGTCGGCCTCAACGAGCAGAGCCAGTCGCTCTTCGACCGCCTCGCGGTCCACGACAAGCCGGGTGCGCTGGCGGTCGCGGGCGGCCACTGA
- a CDS encoding TonB-dependent siderophore receptor, translating to MARRFWSGAILLSLWASPLAAQVADSSWSAGTPRLDEVVVREAGTRAGVERVPVADVIARSPQSVADLARLVPSAIATINSRGETLLHVRGIGERQSTVLLDGAPMTVPWDRRLDLALVPAGVIGRLDLVRGPASLVWGPNTTGGALDLVPRERASAGSMTDVEASGRLPVGGRFAATYLRRRGAWSGTLSVDGMASQGAALARELAFSQPDASRRTNSDRRAGSALARVVYAPRTDIEVAVTLLHLDAAQGVPPEGHLDPDVDRVRYWRIPDWRHTTLVVRARTPAPGAALDATAWASTFGQTIHQFDDATYSQRTGGQRDADDTVGARAVVETVGALGTLRAIGWGQASAHRQTEVAEGAPTERFREAEVRLGVEGERVVGAATALFGVSWDGFAPVEAAGRPTGQGFGLAGLVARVEVPIRGGRAHAGLSRGGRFPTMRELYGEALGRFALNPDLGPETTWQAEVGAETAGRRASGWATGFARRTRGAIEQEVLPDGRRRRVNLGGSHAVGVEGGVGLRLGRSARLDGSATVLALRGVLADGQEVEIAERPEALARLAVSALPAEGWTWAAEALATGRAVSFTSTGTVDLPASLLVGGQVGHRWQARRGVLDVFARVDNALDAEALPQAGLPVPGREVRIGLRWLR from the coding sequence ATGGCGCGTCGGTTCTGGAGCGGGGCCATCCTGCTGAGTCTCTGGGCATCCCCGCTCGCGGCGCAAGTCGCCGACAGCTCGTGGAGCGCTGGCACGCCACGGCTGGACGAGGTCGTGGTCCGCGAGGCGGGGACCCGGGCCGGTGTCGAGCGGGTGCCGGTCGCAGACGTGATCGCGCGGTCCCCGCAGAGCGTCGCCGACCTCGCCCGCCTGGTCCCCTCAGCCATCGCGACGATCAACTCTCGTGGCGAGACGCTGCTGCACGTCCGAGGCATTGGGGAGCGGCAGAGCACGGTGCTCCTCGATGGGGCCCCGATGACCGTCCCGTGGGACCGGCGCCTGGACCTGGCCCTCGTCCCGGCCGGAGTGATTGGGCGCCTGGACCTGGTGCGCGGGCCGGCCTCTCTGGTGTGGGGCCCGAACACGACGGGCGGGGCGCTCGATCTGGTGCCGCGCGAACGCGCGTCGGCGGGCTCGATGACCGATGTGGAAGCGAGCGGCAGGCTTCCCGTCGGAGGCCGCTTCGCTGCCACGTACCTGCGTCGGCGAGGGGCATGGAGCGGCACCCTCTCCGTCGACGGGATGGCCAGCCAGGGGGCTGCGCTCGCCCGAGAGCTGGCCTTCAGCCAGCCCGATGCGTCGCGGCGGACCAACTCGGACCGCCGGGCCGGAAGCGCGCTCGCTCGCGTCGTCTACGCGCCTCGGACTGACATCGAGGTCGCGGTCACGCTGCTCCACCTCGACGCTGCGCAGGGCGTTCCGCCCGAAGGGCACCTCGACCCCGACGTAGACCGCGTGCGGTACTGGCGCATCCCTGACTGGCGCCACACCACGCTCGTCGTCCGCGCCCGGACGCCCGCCCCGGGCGCCGCGCTCGACGCGACGGCGTGGGCGAGCACCTTCGGACAGACGATCCACCAGTTCGACGACGCTACCTACAGTCAGCGCACCGGTGGCCAGCGCGACGCGGACGACACTGTCGGTGCTCGGGCGGTGGTCGAGACGGTCGGGGCACTGGGCACCCTCCGAGCCATCGGGTGGGGCCAGGCGTCGGCGCACCGGCAGACCGAAGTCGCCGAGGGGGCGCCGACCGAGCGGTTTCGAGAGGCAGAGGTGCGGCTGGGTGTCGAAGGTGAGCGAGTGGTGGGGGCGGCGACGGCTCTCTTCGGCGTGTCCTGGGATGGGTTCGCGCCTGTCGAGGCCGCGGGGCGCCCTACGGGGCAGGGCTTCGGTCTGGCCGGGCTCGTCGCCCGCGTCGAGGTGCCGATCCGGGGAGGGCGGGCACACGCAGGCCTCTCGCGAGGCGGACGGTTCCCGACGATGCGCGAACTGTATGGTGAGGCCCTGGGCCGCTTCGCCCTCAACCCGGACCTGGGTCCCGAGACGACCTGGCAGGCCGAGGTCGGTGCGGAAACCGCGGGGCGCCGAGCCTCGGGATGGGCCACAGGCTTCGCTCGCCGGACGCGCGGGGCGATCGAGCAGGAGGTGCTGCCCGACGGTCGACGGCGACGGGTCAACCTGGGAGGGAGCCACGCGGTCGGCGTCGAGGGTGGGGTGGGGCTGCGGCTGGGCCGGTCGGCCCGGCTCGACGGCAGCGCGACGGTCCTGGCACTCCGGGGCGTCCTGGCCGATGGGCAGGAGGTGGAGATCGCAGAGCGCCCGGAGGCCCTCGCGCGTCTCGCCGTCTCCGCGCTCCCGGCCGAAGGGTGGACCTGGGCCGCCGAGGCGCTGGCCACCGGCCGGGCGGTCTCGTTCACCTCGACCGGGACCGTCGACCTGCCGGCGTCCCTCCTCGTGGGGGGACAGGTCGGCCATCGATGGCAGGCGCGGCGCGGCGTGCTGGACGTTTTCGCCCGCGTCGACAACGCGCTCGACGCCGAGGCGCTACCCCAGGCCGGGCTACCGGTGCCGGGTCGAGAGGTCCGCATCGGCCTGCGGTGGCTTCGGTGA